In a single window of the Simkaniaceae bacterium genome:
- a CDS encoding disulfide bond formation protein B, whose translation MIKHLQRQGLYFAWLIALIATGMSLYFGEARGITPCSFCWYQRLSLFPLALILGGAVYTQHTKVAPYLIPLPILGIATSLTQIFFIHFKHLTCGSSTHCTHISTANPYLMPLLSLTACLLIISCLKLATKKSPLLKPEKGYMA comes from the coding sequence ATGATTAAGCACCTACAAAGACAGGGATTGTATTTTGCGTGGTTAATTGCACTCATTGCTACGGGAATGAGCCTCTATTTTGGAGAAGCGCGCGGCATCACCCCCTGCTCTTTTTGTTGGTATCAACGCCTCTCTTTATTCCCACTTGCGCTCATTTTAGGAGGGGCCGTTTATACTCAGCATACAAAGGTCGCCCCTTATCTTATCCCACTACCGATCCTCGGGATCGCCACCTCGCTAACTCAAATTTTTTTTATACATTTTAAGCACTTGACATGCGGCTCATCGACTCACTGCACCCATATTAGCACCGCAAACCCCTATCTCATGCCGCTCCTCTCCCTAACAGCTTGTTTACTCATCATTAGCTGCCTCAAACTTGCGACTAAAAAGTCTCCCCTACTTAAGCCTGAAAAAGGGTACATGGCATAA
- a CDS encoding DsbA family protein encodes MAKPNNRDKFLVLLTSGLFIAFLVGIFVFMPPIRLTTANLPTIGHPEAPVQVVLFEDLMCEECQYFSNTVFPLLKEHYIDTNKITLSLIPIAFLPHSQEVSLTALCVFSQNQADFWLFLKDWFEYQPRAHIRPIMDQIVQKLPHIDNKTLHHCVQSGLFMPVLNNNMSHAEKWIQPEIEVPTLFINGARAPNFLYPTLEKMIDQALAKQEQKND; translated from the coding sequence ATGGCAAAACCAAACAATAGAGATAAATTCCTTGTTTTATTGACTTCGGGGCTATTTATCGCCTTTCTTGTTGGTATTTTTGTTTTCATGCCACCGATTAGGCTCACTACGGCCAATTTGCCTACAATCGGTCATCCCGAAGCCCCCGTTCAAGTGGTCTTATTTGAAGATTTGATGTGTGAAGAGTGCCAATACTTTTCCAACACCGTCTTTCCTTTACTTAAAGAGCATTATATCGACACCAATAAAATCACCCTCTCTCTCATCCCCATTGCCTTTTTACCTCATTCACAAGAAGTATCTTTGACGGCTCTTTGTGTGTTTTCTCAAAATCAAGCGGATTTTTGGCTTTTTCTAAAGGATTGGTTTGAGTACCAACCTAGAGCGCATATTCGTCCGATTATGGATCAAATCGTACAAAAACTCCCCCATATCGATAACAAAACACTCCATCATTGCGTTCAATCGGGTCTCTTTATGCCTGTTTTGAATAATAACATGAGCCATGCAGAAAAATGGATTCAACCTGAGATTGAAGTTCCAACCTTGTTTATCAATGGCGCGCGCGCGCCTAACTTTCTCTATCCCACTCTTGAAAAAATGATTGATCAAGCCCTTGCTAAGCAGGAACAAAAAAATGATTAA
- a CDS encoding ankyrin repeat domain-containing protein has product MAAISPTSAEVVSRAIPPDGVHKLEQKVTDLCKALLDTANTETIKLLIKTCSLNQLSTALILVTEKGHEFAMRTLLDARANPNATTPYGETVLHRATYRDNVNAVRTLLGAWAYPNATDNDGDTALHFAARWSKLDVVMALLEAEAKPSATNNNGQTALHLAARNSKLDVVRALLEAGVNPNKTDNNVQTALHLAARNSKLDVVKALLEAGVNPNKTDNNVQTALHLAALGGSVDVVRALLEAGANPNATNNNRQTALHLAVQKGNMDVVRALLEAGANPNATDSDGDIALHLAVQKGYMDIIRALLEAEANPNATDSQEHTALHLAVLEGNVDVVRVLLGAGADIYKRARGRQPLDLALICDKGAPVIGELLRHGAFDKAERECTPLILLINDTDSIDHYHRCINQLEKLQAFLSNLPRDYVNERLLLPEICCVVRSMPKEEDKIEAAAKPIAAFIRKHTLTESSLFLERMRKINPSLLPPLREAFNMVQNWKRRKQIIQWRRAVECSARKETPDQWRETRIRVVQDSKKWVKKEAPTCCVCS; this is encoded by the coding sequence ATGGCAGCAATAAGCCCAACAAGCGCCGAGGTAGTAAGCAGAGCTATTCCGCCCGATGGCGTCCATAAGTTAGAACAAAAAGTAACCGATCTTTGCAAAGCTCTATTAGACACTGCTAATACGGAAACAATTAAACTGCTGATTAAAACATGTTCTTTGAATCAACTCAGCACGGCACTTATTCTTGTCACTGAAAAGGGGCATGAGTTTGCTATGAGGACTCTTTTAGACGCAAGGGCGAATCCTAATGCAACTACTCCATATGGAGAGACAGTATTACATCGCGCAACGTATAGGGATAATGTGAATGCGGTCAGGACCCTATTAGGGGCATGGGCATATCCTAATGCAACTGATAATGATGGAGATACAGCATTACATTTCGCAGCAAGATGGAGCAAATTGGATGTAGTCATGGCCCTATTAGAAGCCGAAGCAAAACCTAGTGCAACTAATAACAATGGGCAAACAGCATTACATCTTGCAGCAAGAAATAGCAAATTGGATGTAGTCAGAGCCCTATTAGAAGCCGGTGTAAATCCTAATAAAACTGATAACAATGTGCAAACAGCATTACATCTTGCAGCAAGAAATAGCAAATTAGATGTAGTCAAAGCCCTATTAGAAGCCGGTGTAAATCCTAATAAAACTGATAACAATGTGCAAACAGCATTACATCTTGCAGCATTGGGGGGCAGTGTGGATGTAGTCAGGGCCCTATTAGAGGCCGGGGCAAACCCTAATGCAACTAATAACAATAGGCAAACAGCATTACATCTTGCGGTACAGAAGGGCAATATGGATGTAGTCAGGGCCTTATTAGAGGCCGGGGCAAACCCTAATGCAACTGATAGTGATGGAGATATAGCATTGCATCTTGCGGTACAGAAGGGCTATATGGATATAATCAGGGCCCTATTAGAGGCCGAGGCAAACCCTAATGCAACTGATAGCCAAGAACATACAGCATTACATCTTGCGGTATTGGAGGGCAATGTGGATGTAGTCAGGGTCCTATTAGGAGCCGGAGCAGACATTTATAAGCGTGCCCGTGGACGTCAACCTCTTGATCTAGCCCTAATCTGCGACAAGGGGGCCCCCGTAATAGGAGAGCTTTTGAGGCATGGGGCTTTCGATAAAGCAGAAAGAGAATGTACACCTTTGATACTCCTAATAAATGACACCGATTCCATTGATCATTATCATCGTTGTATTAATCAGCTAGAAAAGCTCCAAGCCTTCCTGAGCAACCTTCCTAGAGATTACGTTAACGAGAGGCTATTACTACCGGAGATTTGTTGCGTTGTGAGAAGCATGCCGAAGGAAGAAGATAAAATAGAGGCGGCAGCTAAGCCAATTGCGGCCTTTATTCGAAAACATACTCTTACTGAGTCGTCTCTTTTCTTAGAAAGGATGAGGAAAATCAATCCTTCTTTACTCCCCCCCCTTAGGGAAGCATTTAATATGGTTCAAAATTGGAAGCGAAGAAAGCAAATCATTCAATGGCGAAGAGCTGTTGAATGCTCAGCGCGCAAAGAAACCCCTGACCAATGGAGGGAGACCCGTATACGAGTAGTGCAAGACAGCAAAAAGTGGGTTAAGAAAGAGGCTCCTACCTGTTGTGTCTGCTCCTAA